The genomic interval GCTAAACAGGTCAACACAGTAATTGATCGAAACTGCTATCCCTGATGCCGTTTCCTGCACAAAAAAGGTCAGGTCAAATTTAGCCGTCTGGTAACGCAGCGATTCGGGTTCAATCCTCAGCCCGCCCAGTGAATGCACCGCCGCATCCTCATTGTTATTCAGGACCAATAAAGCCTGGAACAACGAGCTCCGGCTCTTATCCCGCTCCTGCTCTACCCGGTCTACCACCTTCTCAAATGGAACAGAAAGATGTTCATATCCTTCCAGTGTAGTCCGTTTTACCTGCAATAAAAATTCCCTGTAAACAGGGTTTTCACTCAAATCGCTCCGCAAAACCAATGTGTTTACAAAAAAACCAATCAGGGGTTCCAGTGCTGCTGCTGAACGGTCTGCCACCGTTGTGCCCACGCAAATATCTGTCTGTCCGCTATACCTGGACAGCATCACCTGGTAGACCGACAACAGCAGCATAAACAGGGTTACCCCCTGTTGCTGTGCCAATTCCACTAATGCGTCACTTACCGCCTTGTCAATAACAAAATTCAAACGGGCGCCTTCAGTACTTTGCACCGCAGGCCTCGGATAATCCAATGGTAAATTCAAAGGTTCCAGGCCACGCAGTTTCTCCTCCCAATAGCCCAGCTGTTTCTCCAGCACCTCATCAACCACATATGTACGTTGCCAGATGGCATAGTCAGCATACTGCAGAGACAATACCGGTAAATCCGGCAACCTGTTTTCTGTATAAAAACGGTATAATTCTATAAACTCATGGACAATCAACGATACGGACCATCCATCAGAAGCAATATGATGCCGCACTAAAACTAATACATGTTCATCTTCCTTTATCTTCAGCAGTTTTGCGCGCATCATATAATCCTGAGCCAGGTCAAATGATTTTGTCACCTCATGTTCGATCATCTTATCCAAATCAATTGCGTCTGAACGATCCAGTCTCCATCCTGCAGCCTCAACAATCTCCTGGTACCCCAGCCCATCCACTTCCCTGAACACGGTCCGTAAAGATTCATGCCGGCCTACAATTTCTTTAAAAGACTTCTCCATTGCCTGCACATCCAATTGGCCATGCAATCTAAACACAGAGGGCATATGATAATGTGTACTTCCCCTTAACTGATCAATAAACCATAACCGCTCCTGCGCATAGGACAATGGAATCCGCAATGGCCTCTCCTGCCTCAGGATAGCTGGTAATAGCGCTTTCCGGTCATTCAACTCAATAAATTCTGACAAGGCAGCTATTGTCACATAATCAAACAAATCAGTAATAACTACCTCTACGTTTAACTGTTTCCTGATAGCAGACAATATCCTGATGGCTAATAAAGAATGTCCTCCCAGTTCAAAGAAATTATCATAGATGCCTACGCGGTCTGCATTTAATAAGGAAATCCAGATCTCTGCCAGGCCTTCTTCCAGCTCATTCCGCGGCGCCACATAATTGGTTTCCACTAACGCATCAGGTGCCGGCAAAGCTTTTTTGTCCAGCTTCCCATTGGCCGTCAGCGGCATCGCCGTTAAGGGTATCCACACAGCAGGTACCATATATTCCGGCAGCTGCTGTTTCATGTAATTCATCAGCGCCCCCTGGTCATATGCACCTTCAGCAACCACATAGGCCATCAGGCGCTGATGGGTATATACCACCGCACTTTGCTGTATTCCCGGGAAGTCCGACAAGATCTTATTCACCTCGCCCAGCTCCACCCTGTACCCGCGGATCTTCACCTGGTCATCTACCCGGCCAATAAATTCGATATCCCCGTCGGCAAGCCGGCGAACAAGATCACCTGTTTTATACAGCCTGGAAGGACCGCCAAAAGGATTGGCGATAAACTTCGCCGACGTTTGTTCGGGCTGATTGAAGTAACCCGCTGACACCCCGTCACCCCCGATCAGCAGCTCACCGGGCACCCCGACAGGGCATAACGCTAAGTAACGGTCTGCCACATAAACTACAGTATTTGAAAATGGCCGCCCTATGGGAACCTGGTGGTAATCCCTGTTCAGGTCTACCTGATGCAGCAGCTTACCGATAGTCGTTTCTGTTGGACCATAGTGATTGATCACCCTCAGCAGCGGACTTGCAGTCCTGATCTTTGCGATCACGCTTACCGGCAGCGCTTCTCCCCCAAAAATAATCGTCTTTTCAGGTAACAGCGTTTCCAGCGCAGTCCAGTGAGAGGGCACTATTTTAATACAATCTATAGGATGGGTACTAAAATAACTGTGCAGTAGTTCAGGGTCCATCAAAGTTGGTTTACTAAACAGATGCAGCGTACCACCACTTAACAAAGACCCAAACAGCACCGTATTGCCCAGGTCGGCCGACAGCGAAGACATCAATCCAAATGACGAACTTTCAATTAACAGCCCTTTCAATCCAAAATAGTAATCTACAATATTCTGGTTACGCACCATTACCCCTTTCGGCTGGCCGGTAGTGCCAGAAGTATAAATCACATAGGCCAGATCGCCATTAACACTCTCCGTTTCCTCCCCCTGTTCCAGCTCAGCCAACTGTATATCTACAGAAAACACCGGCACCTCAAAGTCAAGCACATCAAACAAATGCTCAGAGGTAATCAACAGCGCTTTCATCCCCGTATCCCTGACCATAAAAACCTGCCTTTCTTTGGGCAGCGCAATATCAATCGGCACATAGGCTGCACCGGCTTTCAATATACCTAATATGGAGACTACCGACCATTCAGCTGTATCCATCATCATCCCAACCAGGTCATCTGCCACCAGGTTATATGTCTGTCTTAAATAACTTCCCAGTTTGCTGGCACGCGCGTTCAGTTCCCCATAGCTCAGCACTACATCGCCAAAACGTACCGCTGCCTGATCGGGATGTAACAATACCTGCTCTTCAAACAGCGCGATCACTGTCTTAGCAGGATAGGGTAAGCTAAAATGGTTAAACTGATGCAGCAGCTGCTCTTTTTCCTGCTCACCCAGCATCGCTAAACTGCCTACCGGCTGTTCTATATTTTCAAGTACAGCCGATAACAGGTTTTCAAAATGACCTTTCATCCCTGCAATCGTCTCCTGGCTAAACAGGTCAACACAGTAATTGATCGAAACTGCTATCCCCGATGCCGTTTCCTGCACAAAAAAGGTCAGGTCAAATTTAGCCGTCTGGTAACGCAGCGATTCGGGTTCAATCCTCAGCCCGCCCAGTGAATGCACCGCCGCATCCTCATTGTTATTCAATACCAATAAAGCCTGGAACAACGAGCTCCGGCTCTTATCCCGCTCCTGCTCTACCCGGTCTACCACCTTCTCAAATGGAACAGAAAGATGTTCATATCCTTCCAGTGTAGTCCGTTTTACCTGCAATAAAAATTCCCTGTAAACAGGGTTTTCACTCAAATCGCTCCGCAAAACCAATGTGTTTACAAAAAACCCAATCAGGGGTTCCAGCGCAGCTGCTGAACGGTCTGCCACCGTTGTGCCCACGCAAATATCTGTCTGTCCGCTATACCTGGACAGCATCACCTGGTAGACCGACAACAGCAGCATAAACAGGGTTACCCCCTGTTGCTGTGCCAATTCCACTAATGCGTCACTTACCGCCTTGTCAATAACAAAATTCAAACGGGCGCCTTCAGTACTTTGCACCGCAGGCCTCGGATAATCCAATGGTAAATTCAAAGGTTCCAGGCCCCGCAGTTTCTCCTCCCAATAGCCCAGCTGTTTCTCCAGCACCTCATCAACCACATATGTACGTTGCCAGATGGCATAGTCAGCATACTGCAAAGATAATACGGGTAAATCTTGAGCCTTATTTCCGGTACGTGCCCGATAAAAAGTCTCAAACTCATGCACCAGTAAAGAACCCGACCACCCATCAGCAGCAATATGATGCCGCAGCAGGATTAAAATATGTTCATCATCTTTTATCCGCAGTAACATCGCCCGCAAAGGGTGATCTTTCGACAAATCAAAAGGTCTTGTAATTTCCCGCTCCACCAGCTCATCCAGAGCGGCTCCCGAATGGTTATACGTATCCAGATAATCCAGCATCCAGCCATCCTCTGCTAAAATTTCCTGGTAAGGGATGCCATCCAGTTCCTTAAAAACTGTACGAAGTGACTCATGGCGATTAACGACATCGTTGAAAGAGCACTCCAGTGCATACACATCCAAAGATCCCAGCAACCTGAAAACCGAAGGCATATGGTAATGTACACTTCCCCTTAACTGATCAATAAACCATAACCGCTCCTGCGCATAGGACAACGGAATCCGCAAGGGCCTTTCCGCCACTACTGTCACCTGCGGTAAGTCTAAGCCTTCCTGCATTCCTTCAATCAAATGGGCCAGCGTCTTAATGGTAGGGTTCCCAAGTAAATCTTTAATAACCAGATTTATTACCAGCTCTTTCCGCATGGCTGAAACAATTCGCATGGCCAGTAATGAATGCCCGCCCAATTCAAAAAAATCATCATTTACACCTACCTGCTCCACTCTTAAAATCCTGCCCCAGATTGCAGCAATCAGCTTTTCCATTTCACTAACAGGCGGTAAATACTCCCTTTGCTGCACCTGGTAAATAAAAGGATCGGGTAACTGCTTTGGATCTAATTTTCCATTTGCCGTAAGTGGTATCTTATCAATAGGTATAAAAAAAGCCGGCACCATATAATCGGGCAACCGCTCCAGTAAAAATGCCTGCAGTACACCCGCAGTAATTTCATCATCACTTAAATAATAAGCAGTAATATATTTTTCTTCGTCGTCATTTTTTTTCAGCATCACCAGCACCTGTTCAATGCCTTCAAAACGGGATAAGCAATTTTGTATTTCTCCCAGCTCTACACGGTTCCCCCTTATCTTCACCTGTTCATCTATCCTGCCGTAAAATGCCATATCCCCGGCAGGCAGCAAACGAACCAGGTCGCCCGTCTTGTAATATCGCTGTCCAAACAGGGTCTTAAACTTAGCTGCAGTAATCTCCGGTTGTTCCCAATAGCCTTTGGCAAGCCCTGCTCCCGCGATGTATAATTCTCCGGCTACGCCAACAGGCAAAATGCGCTCCTCAGCATCCAGCACCAGCACCTCCATATTGGCAATAGGCCGCCCTATGTTAATCTGCTCATCATCCGCTTCAATCAGCTTCACAATACAGCCTACTGTAGCTTCAGTGGGTCCATATTCATTGTATATCGCTACACCAGGGGCAATAGTCCGAAGTAATTCTACTTGTGAAAACCGTAATTCTTCCCCCCCAACAATTACACATTTCATGGCCGAATCACGTATATCCACATCAGCCAGTAATGAAATGTGCGTCGGCGTGAGTTTAATCGTATCAATCCCATTGGTGTTACTAAAACAATACTTCAGTTTCTCTACCAGGCTTAATTCCGGGTCTAAACAATACAAAGTCCTTCCCCTGCTCAGCGTGGTAAATATTGAAGTCACCGTTAGATCAAAACTCAAATTAGTCAGTAAAGGAAAATTACCATCTTCCACTGTCTTAAAATAATATCCGTTGGCCCAATAAATATAATTCATCAGGTTGCTGTGCAATAACTGGCAGCCTTTTGGTATGCCCGTAGTTCCAGAAGTGAAAATCAGGTAAGCAGTATCCCAGGGTTCAACAGTTACCGGAATAGCTGCAGCTGGTTTAGCTAACTGTAAATACGCAATATCAACCAATTCGGTGCTGTCACAATTAGCTTTCACTTGCTCTGGCACCCATTTGTCAGTTATAATCAGCTTGCATTTACTTTCCCTGATCATATGCTGTAACCGCTCTGCTGGATTATGCCGGTCAAGTGGCACATAAGCAGCACCAGCAAACCATACCCCAAGCAAGGCTGCCGGAATCTGCATATCATCATCCATCAGTATCCCTACCACATCCCCCTTTGCTATACTATAATCCTGGAGCAGTGCAGTCACTATATGCCCTACGTTTTCTGCTAACTGATGATAGGTAACCTGCGCATTCGCCCCCTGCACAGCAATAGAATCTGCTCGCGTACTAAACACCTGTCTGATCATTTCAGGCAGTGTAAGCGTGGATAAATTAGTACAGGTAGCATTATAAACCTGTAGCTGCGCTTTATCTTTCTCATTGATATGCAACACCGGTAAGTCCAGCTGCTGTAACCTCTCGCCAAGGTCTGCCATAAACAAAGTGGCTAAAGCCATCATATCACTTCCGGCAGGAAAAACCAGCTCCAGTTTCCATAAAGCAGTTGTCTTTACAACGCGCAATTTCAAGCTGCCGGTAAAGTCATCCTGTACCCTGACACCACTTTCCAGAAACTCAAATACAAACTGCAGCCTGCTATCCGGCCATAAATCATCCGGCAATGCATAATAGTAATCATTCCAGTTTGCAGCCATTTGTAGTTCAGCACTTATATGAGCTAGTAGTGGTGTAAGCTCTGGCTGCTCTTCTGAAAAATGAACAGGATATAATCTTGACAGCGGGCCAAGGGTCATTTTTAATTCCTCATATACGCGTCCGTCCGTCAAACAGTCAATCGTGAGCGATTTCCCGTCAGTATACCTGCACAAACTCTGTTTAAACAATGCCAGCAACAATACCTGCTCTGGTACCTGCAGCTCATCAGCCATCGAAGAAATATAGGTGCCATCAAACTCAGCCTGCACACAAGAAGAGCTATCTATTCCTTTAACTGGCTTAAATAGCCCGGTATCCTTACTTACAAGCTTTCTTTTTTCATTCCAGAATGCCGCCGCCTCCATATTTCCTTCTTCAGTCAATCCCAGTTCCCATTCGGTATAGGTACCAAATTGTAACAGCTCATCCGTAGCTACGGGTAAAGCCACACCGTTGATCAGGGCCTGTATTTCTTGCTGTAGCTCCTGTACAGTATAAATATCCAGTATCAGCCGTAATGCCTTCATTACCACCGTCACCGCATCGCCAAACTCTACAGTTATCGATAAGGGTTGTTCCAGACTTAAGGCTGTAGTTGTAAAACATTTATTTTCTATACCCAGGCGGGATGCTACGGTTTGAAAAGGTAAATTGATACCCGCTCTGTAAACAAAACTTGTTCTCAGGATATCATGGCGGTCAGTAATTGTTGCCAGTGCCGCAAAAATGATTTCTTTGTCAGCTGTACCATCTATCGTAAAATCTGCCCTTACCTTACCTAAACCAGTGGACTGCCAAAAGGCCAGATCTCGTACCTGCTGGCCTGAAAGTTGAAATTGACTCATGCTATAAATTAATTGAAGATGTTAAATTGTCTCCGGCGGGTTCTATAATCGCCGTAGCTACCAAACGTTTTCCTGCATAGGGGTTGCGGCCATGGGCACTCAGCATATTATCAAGATAAATGATATCCCCTTTCTCATATTTAAAGGCAACCGTATGCAGGTTATAAGCCCTTTTTAGCTCAAGATATTCAGCCAAACTGATTGCTGTCCCATCTCCAAACAAAGTGTCAGTATGGATCAGGTCTGCAGGCGCCTTTTCTGTATAAGCCAGTCCCACTTCTTCGTATCGTGCGTATTTGTTAAAAAAATAGACGTGATTGAACCAGGTGGCTTCTTTTGATACAGGATGCTGGTAAACAGCAGGCTTAACCCACTCAATCTCCAGGTGTTCATCACTTATAAAATTGTACCTGATGTCATTTTGATTACAGACCTTTTCTACTACCTTCTGATCCGTTGTCTGAAATACTTCCTGCCAGGACATGCCAACATCTTTAATCAGGCTGCGCTTATACAATACCCCTTTTGCTTTAAATTTATTCACCAGCCCGGGATCGATAGCAGCCAGTATCTTCCGTGAATCTGCTATCGGCGTCTCTCCGCCCTGTTCTGCAGGCTGTAAACAACAGAACAATATCTTCATTCCCCATGACCTGCTATAAGAGGATTCATTATGCAGATTAATACTTTCTCCCTTTGGATAATCTGTAGAGTTATATACATTCTTCACCTTCTTATCCAGCTCATGCCTGGGTGAAGAGCGAAACATATAGGCCAATGGGGCGGAATCAAAACTATCTACAAACCTTCCAAAATCGTCCAGCGTGCCAATATCAAACCCTCTTAACAATAATCCGCCATGCAGCAATAATTCTTCTTCAAATTCTGTTCTGTTTTTCTTCACCCAGTCAACAAGGTCAACGCCCTTAAACCTGGGTTTAATCACCAGGGGAAACTGGCCTATAGGTAAAAATTCTTTAACTACCAGCGACTGATCGCTGATTGCAGCAGCACTGGATTGAATATTCTTCAATTTGCTCAGATTATTCATAATAAATAATTTAGGAATTAATTTGTTTTTTGAGTTTTGAAAGGTTTTTACGCTGCACCTGATTTACCTGTTCAGCTACCAGAGTAGCTTTTAATCTGCTCAACGTAGCGTCTTTATCGGACAGGCAATATTTTAGCAAACGTTCCAGCTGAGCGATCAGCGATTGGATATAGGCATCATCAAAACGGTCTTTGCGGTAAGAAAGTGATATCGTCAACTTCTCTTCCCACTCTGTGATATCAAACCATAAATCCGCTTTTACAAAATGTCCTTCCGGTTTTAAGGGTATAAAATCAAGGTCTGGATAACTGATATCCGCCATATTAAGATCGGTCGGGTTAAGATTAAATCCTATATTAAATTCACCCCTGCCTGTATCGATATCCGCTACATCAAGATAAGGAAAAGCACTGTGTGCTAATACGGCTATGACGGATGCCTTTACCTTGGTATACAGGTCCTCAAAAGTAGGGTCTCCGGTTATGGTTGTCCTGATGATAACCGTATTCAGAAAAAGCCCAACTATGTTTTTTAACGCTTCACTATCCCTGCCATTTACCGGACTACCAAAACTGATATCCTGCTGCCCGGTTTCCATATACACTACTACATTGACCAAGGTCAGCAACATGATGAACATGGTACCCTGCTGTTCCCGGTTATAACTCCTCAGGCGCTGCAACAAAACCTGGTCAGTAACCTGCAGCGTCAAAACATTGGCCTCATTGCGCAAAGCCACATTTTGCCTGGCAGCCGGGAAGTGCACTTCCGGAATCCGGTCCTGCAGATAACTTCTCCAAAATGTTTCCTGTTGCATACGGTCATCTGCCGTGATGGAGAGTGAGTACGCATAATCTTTAAAAGTATAGCCAACCGCAGGCAACACATCGCCTTTGTAAAGTGCCAGTAATTCTACAAATATGAGCTTCAGTGAGAATGGATCAACCAGGATATGATGAGTATTAAAGAAAATAAAACAGGTTCCATCAGTATTTCTCAACATCCTGATCCTCAATAATGGCCCTTGCTCAAAGTCAAATACAAAACGATTTTCTTCTGCCAGTAAATGCATGGGTTCATCATCGCCATATGCTGCCATAAATCCATCCATCGTATCTTGCACAAGTAAGCTCAGCTCTCCATTTTCATCATAATTGATCACCGAACGCAGGATATCATGCCGCTGTAACAATAACCCGAATGCCTCCTGTAGCTTTAGCTGGTCTATTTCGCCTTCTACCTGCCAACCCAATGTAATATTATAAGAAATAGCTACATTTTCCTGCTGCGAAGCCAGCCAGTATGCTTTTTGAATACTGGTAATTGGATAGGTCTTTAAGGCTGGCGCCTTCATCAATCTGTTAACCACATGCTGCTCTTTACCGCCAATTACTGCTGCCAGCGCTTCAACCACAGGGTTTTCAAACAAATCTTTGATAGTGATCTGTACGCCCATTTCATTACCGACTGCGGCAATAATCTGTATAGCCAACAAGGAATTACCCCCCAGCTCAAAAAAACTATCTGTTATGCTGATCCGTTTTATTTTCAATAAGTTAGTCCATATTTTAATCAGCTTTTCCTCTGTGTCATTTCTTGGCGCTACATAGTTACCAGCTAACAATTCAATATGCTCAGCAGCTGGTAAAGCTTTTTTATCAATCTTTCCGTTTGGTGTTAAGGGTAGTTTATCCAGCGTAAGCAATAAGGCAGGTGCCATATAGGCCGGTAGCCTCAATTTGATATAGGCTGATACGGCTGACTGATCAAAGCCCTCTCCCGGTACAATATACCCGACCAGCATCGTATTCCCTAAGGCATCTTCCTTCTTCACTACCACACATTCACGAACCTCTGGTAACTCGCTGATCACACTTTCTATTTCTCCAATTTCAATCCTGTGACCTCTAACTTTCACCTGGTCATCCAGCCTTCCCAAACATTCCAGCTCTCCATCTGGCAACCAGCGCCCCAAATCTCCCGTGCGGTAGAGCTTACCATTTTTCCCAAAAGGAAGACTGGTAAATTTCTCCTCTGTGAGTAACTGTTTATACAGATAGCCGCGCGAAATGCCATCTCCTGCTATATAGATCTCACCGGCTACCCCTACAGGTAATAATTCTTTACCCCTGCCCAAAACATACACCTGCGTATTAGCAACAGGAGTACCAATGGATATCTTATCTGCAGGTGTAATCGCTTTGATTGTAGAATAGATGGTAGTTTCTGTAGGGCCGTACATATTATAAATAACACCCTTGTAATAGGTAAACAGCTCCTTAGTTAATGCGACAGGCAATGTTTCACCACCAATCATTAATGTTTTCAGTTGTTTTAAGGCATGCTGACCAAC from Pedobacter sp. WC2423 carries:
- a CDS encoding amino acid adenylation domain-containing protein, which gives rise to MSQFQLSGQQVRDLAFWQSTGLGKVRADFTIDGTADKEIIFAALATITDRHDILRTSFVYRAGINLPFQTVASRLGIENKCFTTTALSLEQPLSITVEFGDAVTVVMKALRLILDIYTVQELQQEIQALINGVALPVATDELLQFGTYTEWELGLTEEGNMEAAAFWNEKRKLVSKDTGLFKPVKGIDSSSCVQAEFDGTYISSMADELQVPEQVLLLALFKQSLCRYTDGKSLTIDCLTDGRVYEELKMTLGPLSRLYPVHFSEEQPELTPLLAHISAELQMAANWNDYYYALPDDLWPDSRLQFVFEFLESGVRVQDDFTGSLKLRVVKTTALWKLELVFPAGSDMMALATLFMADLGERLQQLDLPVLHINEKDKAQLQVYNATCTNLSTLTLPEMIRQVFSTRADSIAVQGANAQVTYHQLAENVGHIVTALLQDYSIAKGDVVGILMDDDMQIPAALLGVWFAGAAYVPLDRHNPAERLQHMIRESKCKLIITDKWVPEQVKANCDSTELVDIAYLQLAKPAAAIPVTVEPWDTAYLIFTSGTTGIPKGCQLLHSNLMNYIYWANGYYFKTVEDGNFPLLTNLSFDLTVTSIFTTLSRGRTLYCLDPELSLVEKLKYCFSNTNGIDTIKLTPTHISLLADVDIRDSAMKCVIVGGEELRFSQVELLRTIAPGVAIYNEYGPTEATVGCIVKLIEADDEQINIGRPIANMEVLVLDAEERILPVGVAGELYIAGAGLAKGYWEQPEITAAKFKTLFGQRYYKTGDLVRLLPAGDMAFYGRIDEQVKIRGNRVELGEIQNCLSRFEGIEQVLVMLKKNDDEEKYITAYYLSDDEITAGVLQAFLLERLPDYMVPAFFIPIDKIPLTANGKLDPKQLPDPFIYQVQQREYLPPVSEMEKLIAAIWGRILRVEQVGVNDDFFELGGHSLLAMRIVSAMRKELVINLVIKDLLGNPTIKTLAHLIEGMQEGLDLPQVTVVAERPLRIPLSYAQERLWFIDQLRGSVHYHMPSVFRLLGSLDVYALECSFNDVVNRHESLRTVFKELDGIPYQEILAEDGWMLDYLDTYNHSGAALDELVEREITRPFDLSKDHPLRAMLLRIKDDEHILILLRHHIAADGWSGSLLVHEFETFYRARTGNKAQDLPVLSLQYADYAIWQRTYVVDEVLEKQLGYWEEKLRGLEPLNLPLDYPRPAVQSTEGARLNFVIDKAVSDALVELAQQQGVTLFMLLLSVYQVMLSRYSGQTDICVGTTVADRSAAALEPLIGFFVNTLVLRSDLSENPVYREFLLQVKRTTLEGYEHLSVPFEKVVDRVEQERDKSRSSLFQALLVLNNNEDAAVHSLGGLRIEPESLRYQTAKFDLTFFVQETASGIAVSINYCVDLFSQETIAGMKGHFENLLSAVLENIEQPVGSLAMLGEQEKEQLLHQFNHFSLPYPAKTVIALFEEQVLLHPDQAAVRFGDVVLSYGELNARASKLGSYLRQTYNLVADDLVGMMMDTAEWSVVSILGILKAGAAYVPIDIALPKERQVFMVRDTGMKALLITSEHLFDVLDFEVPVFSVDIQLAELEQGEETESVNGDLAYVIYTSGTTGQPKGVMVRNQNIVDYYFGLKGLLIESSSFGLMSSLSADLGNTVLFGSLLSGGTLHLFSKPTLMDPELLHSYFSTHPIDCIKIVPSHWTALETLLPEKTIIFGGEALPVSVIAKIRTASPLLRVINHYGPTETTIGKLLHQVDLNRDYHQVPIGRPFSNTVVYVADRYLALCPVGVPGELLIGGDGVSAGYFNQPEQTSAKFIANPFGGPSRLYKTGDLVRRLADGDIEFIGRVDDQVKIRGYRVELGEVNKILSDFPGIQQSAVVYTHQRLMAYVVAEGAYDQGALMNYMKQQLPEYMVPAVWIPLTAMPLTANGKLDKKALPAPDALVETNYVAPRNELEEGLAEIWISLLNADRVGIYDNFFELGGHSLLAIRILSAIRKQLNVEVVITDLFDYVTIAALSEFIELNDRKALLPAILRQERPLRIPLSYAQERLWFIDQLRGSTHYHMPSVFRLHGQLDVQAMEKSFKEIVGRHESLRTVFREVDGLGYQEIVEAAGWRLDRSDAIDLDKMIEHEVTKSFDLAQDYMMRAKLLKIKEDEHVLVLVRHHIASDGWSVSLIVHEFIELYRFYTENRLPDLPVLSLQYADYAIWQRTYVVDEVLEKQLGYWEEKLRGLEPLNLPLDYPRPAVQSTEGARLNFVIDKAVSDALVELAQQQGVTLFMLLLSVYQVMLSRYSGQTDICVGTTVADRSAAALEPLIGFFVNTLVLRSDLSENPVYREFLLQVKRTTLEGYEHLSVPFEKVVDRVEQERDKSRSSLFQALLVLNNNEDAAVHSLGGLRIEPESLRYQTAKFDLTFFVQETASGIAVSINYCVDLFSQETIAGMKGHFENLLSAVLENIEQPVGSLAMLGEQEKEQLLHQFNHFSLPYPAKTVIALFEEQVLLHPDQAAVRFGDVVLSYGELNARASKLGSYLRQTYNLAADDLVGMMMDTAEWSVVSILGILKAGAAYVPIDIALPKERQVFMVRDTGMKALLITSEHLFDVLDFEVPVFSVDIQLAELEQGEETESVNGDLAYVIYTSGTTGQPKGVMVRNQNIVDYYFGLKGLLIESSSFGLMSSLSADLGNTVLFGSLLSGGTLHLFSKPTLMDPGLLHSYFSTHPIDCIKIVPSHWTALETLLPEKTIIFGGEALPVSVIAKIRTASPLLRVINHYGPTETTIGKLLHQVDLHRDYHQVPIGRPFSNTVVYVADRYLALCPVGVPGELLIGGDGVSAGYFNQPEQTSEKFIANPFGGPSRLYKTGDLVRRLADGDIEFIGRVDDQVKIRGYRVELGEVNKVLSDFPGIQQSAVVYTHQRLMAYVVTEGAYDQEALMNYMKQQLPEYMVPAVWIPLTAMPLTANGKLDKKALPAPDALVETNYVAPRNELEEDLAEIWISLLNADRVGIYDNFFELGGDSIIVIQLVSRAKRKGYHVQVQDLFDYQTIADLAALILRNKESAVLAEQGRLTGEVTLLPIQHWFLETGADAVNHFNQAVLLQLDKKVSAAELLHAVKIIVDRHDILRCFYTYKDAQWIQEYGDREGELEVVESACAEITAVCEQYQESLDIEEGILSRFVLIQTPEEEAYNRFFMVVHHLAIDGVSWRILIDELSSLLAVSDAELGLKTSSYRDWAETLVEFAFTERIRAQQSYWENVVQAFKPMPVELNEAASARKDLSAVDVQLSTALTQLLLTAANTAYNTEINDLLLTALAITIREWLGDDDVVIGLEGHGREALFPQLDVTGTLGWFTNKYPVLLQLESDMQEGSMLKSVKEQLRSIPDKGIGFGCLKYLNPVEELSGDCWDIVFNYLGQQDNVVNANAWFKGAPEYPGDHISSAYPIRDKFVIRAIVTGNVLHVSFNYSSTQYTAVRVEKFAAHYIRQLSALINHCVEKEERDVTPADFGLNGKLDYKELDALLGKGALEDEGDIMRF
- a CDS encoding TauD/TfdA family dioxygenase, with amino-acid sequence MNNLSKLKNIQSSAAAISDQSLVVKEFLPIGQFPLVIKPRFKGVDLVDWVKKNRTEFEEELLLHGGLLLRGFDIGTLDDFGRFVDSFDSAPLAYMFRSSPRHELDKKVKNVYNSTDYPKGESINLHNESSYSRSWGMKILFCCLQPAEQGGETPIADSRKILAAIDPGLVNKFKAKGVLYKRSLIKDVGMSWQEVFQTTDQKVVEKVCNQNDIRYNFISDEHLEIEWVKPAVYQHPVSKEATWFNHVYFFNKYARYEEVGLAYTEKAPADLIHTDTLFGDGTAISLAEYLELKRAYNLHTVAFKYEKGDIIYLDNMLSAHGRNPYAGKRLVATAIIEPAGDNLTSSINL